A window of the Helianthus annuus cultivar XRQ/B chromosome 4, HanXRQr2.0-SUNRISE, whole genome shotgun sequence genome harbors these coding sequences:
- the LOC118491284 gene encoding uncharacterized protein LOC118491284: MAGAENNVVVISDSEDSLAESDEFDDDETGPLLFIVPYTKRFRILVAVARITGIDETLKVKIANRQNVKTKHDVRAEPNKNSIKYVVKGWAKWLKDNNIKEGDHCKFQYFPDIGVLFLANVFR, from the exons ATGGCCGGAGctgaaaacaatgttgtggttaTATCAGATTCTGAAGACTCTTTGGCTGAATCAGatgagtttgatgatgatgaaactgGTCCGCTGCTATTCATTGTGCCATACACCAAACGCTTT cGCATACTAGTTGCGGTAGCACGGATCACAGGAATTGACGAAACATTGAAAGTTAAGATCGCCAACAGGCAGAATGTCAAGACAAAACATGATGTTAGGGCGGAGCCAAATAAAAACAGTATCAAGTACGTTGTAAAAGGCTGGGCGAAATGGCTTAAAGATAACAACATAAAAGAAGGTGATCATTGCAAGTTCCAGTACTTTCCAGATATTGGTGTTTTGTTCCTTGCCAATGTTTTCCGCTAG